The genome window CCCGGGCGCACTTCGACGTCCAGGCGGGTCTCGAGACCGGCGACGCGGCGCGCGAGCTGTTCGAGCGCGACCGCCCGCGGCTGAGGGGCGGGAAGGCGCGCGAGCTGGCGATAGCCCTCCATGAACCGCGACAGCGCGGCGGCGCGGGCGCCGATCACCTGCAGCCCCCGCCGCAGGTCCGATTCCCAGTCCTCGGGCCGGTCGCCCCGGCGGGCGATCCCCTGCAGGCTTTCGGCGATCGACTGGATCGGCGCCAGCGAGTTGTTGAGCTCGTGGCCGAGGACGCGGATGATCCTCTGCCACGCCTGCCGCTCCTCTTCGCGGAGCGCGAGCTTGAGATCGGCGACCACGACGAGCTGCTGCGGGCGTCCCTTCTCGCGAAAGACCGATCGCCGGACGGCCCACCGCCCCGTCCGGCCGGCGATCGGGCCCTGGATGGTCTTCGCCGAAAGACCGGTCAGCCAGTCGGCGATCCCGAGCTCGCTCGCGGTTCGGCCGAGAAGACGGTCGATCGGCGCGCCGAGGAGCCTCTCGCCGGCGCGGTTGGCGAGCCGCACGCGCTCCTCGTCGTCGAACGCCAGGATCGCGATCTCGATCTTCGTCATGACGGCTTTCAGGAGCGCCGCCGATTCGATCGCGCCGAAGCGCTGCTCCTGGAGGATCTGCGTGAGCTGGTTGATCTCCCAGACCACGTCACCCATCGCGTCGTCTCCGCCGATCTCGCGCCCCCGGACGGAGTAGTCGCTCTCGCGGAGGCCTCCGATCAGGTTCGCGACCGTCTGGAGCGACCGGACGACGCGTCCGCGAACGGCGAACGCGAAGCCGAGCCAGACCGCGGCGAGAACGACGACCACAGGAATCGCGATGCGCGAGTCGATTCGACTCCTCCACAGCAGGAGAGCGCACGCCGCGAGCGCGGGAAGCCCGCCGGCGAGCGCGAGCCGCAGCACCTGCGATTCGTGACGGGGGCGTTCCTTCCTCACGGTCTCGGCGGGACGGGAGACCGGCGGCCCGTCATAGGCCGTAGCGCTGGAGGCGCCGGTACAGGGCGCTCCGCGACAGCCCCAGGAATTCGGCCGCCCGGCTGACGTTGCCGTCGAAACGCGAGAGCGCCTTGCGGATGAGGAGCGTCTCGACGTCCTCGAGGCTCATTTCCTCGACGCCGGGCGTCGGGCCGCCGGCGGGAGACAGGCCGAGGTCGGCGGCGCGGATCTCACGCCCGTCGGACATCAGCACCGCGCGTTCGACGACGTGCTCGAGCTCTCGCACGTTGCCGGGCCAGGGATACCCGCGCATCGCTTCGACCGCCGCGGCCGAGAACCCGGCGATCGACTTGCGATGCTTGACCGCGTTCTGCCTCAGGAAGTGCTCGGCCAGCGCCGGGAGGTCGTCGCGCCGCTCCCGCAGCGGCGGCAGGAAGATCTCGACGGTGTTCAAGCGGAACAGGAGGTCCTGCCGGAACCGGCCGGCCGCGACCTCGGAGCGGAGGTCCGCGTTGGTCGCGCTGACGATCCGGACGTCCACCTTGCGCGTCC of Thermoanaerobaculia bacterium contains these proteins:
- a CDS encoding ATP-binding protein — protein: MRKERPRHESQVLRLALAGGLPALAACALLLWRSRIDSRIAIPVVVVLAAVWLGFAFAVRGRVVRSLQTVANLIGGLRESDYSVRGREIGGDDAMGDVVWEINQLTQILQEQRFGAIESAALLKAVMTKIEIAILAFDDEERVRLANRAGERLLGAPIDRLLGRTASELGIADWLTGLSAKTIQGPIAGRTGRWAVRRSVFREKGRPQQLVVVADLKLALREEERQAWQRIIRVLGHELNNSLAPIQSIAESLQGIARRGDRPEDWESDLRRGLQVIGARAAALSRFMEGYRQLARLPAPQPRAVALEQLARRVAGLETRLDVEVRPGPPAVLEADADQIEQLLINVVRNAADAALETRGGVVLSWRNQPDEVEITVTDGGPGLANTANLFVPFFTTKPGGSGIGLSLSRQIAEAHGGSLALENRADAKGCVARLVLPLAASGVS